From the Cervus elaphus chromosome 20, mCerEla1.1, whole genome shotgun sequence genome, one window contains:
- the PTCH2 gene encoding protein patched homolog 2 isoform X1 has translation MARPPPLGELPPGYTPPARPATPQILAGSLKAPLWLRAYFQGLLFSLGCGIQRHCGKVLFLGLLAFGALALGLRVAIIETDLEQLWVEAGSRVSQELEYTKEKLGEEAAYTSQMLIQTPRQEGENILTPEALDLHLQAALTASKVQVSLYGKSWDLNKICYKSGVPLIENGMIERMIEKLFPCVILTPLDCFWEGAKLQGGSAYLPGRPDIQWTNLDPEQLLEELGPFASLEGFRELLDKAQVGQAYVGRPCLHPDDLHCPSSAPNHHSRQAPDVAQELSGGCHGFSHKFMHWQEELLLGGMARDPQGQLLRAEALQSTFLLMSPRQLYEHFRGDYQTHDIGWSEEQAGTVLQAWQRRFVQLAQESLPENASQQIHAFSSTTLDDILHAFSEVSAARVVGGYLLMLAYACVTMLRWDCAQSQGAVGLAGVLLVALAVASGLGLCALLGIAFNAATTQVLPFLALGIGVDDIFLLAHAFTEAPSGTPLQERTGECLQRTGTSVTLTSINNMVAFFMAALVPIPALRAFSLQAAIVVGCNFAAVMLVFPAVLSLDLHRRHCQRLDVLCCFSSPCSARVIQILPQELGNGTVPVGIAHLTATVQAFAHCEASSQHVVTILPPQAHLVPPPSDALGSELFSPGGSTRDLLGQEEGTGQKAACKSLPCARWNLAHFARSQFAPLLLQSHTKAVVLVLFGALLGLSLYGATLVQDGLALTDVVPRGTKEHAFLSAQLRYFSLYEVALVTQGGFDYAHSQRALFDLHQRFSSLKAVLPPPATQAPRTWLHYYRNWLQGIQAAFDQDWASGRITRHSYRNGSEDGALAYKLLVQTGDAQEPLDFSQLTTRKLVDKEGLIPPELFYMGLTVWVSSDPLGLAASQANFYPPPPEWLHDKYDTTGENLRIPAAQPLEFAQFPFLLHGLQKTADFVEAIEGARAACAEAGRAGVRAYPSGSPFLFWEQYLGLRRCFLLAVCILLLCTFLVCALLLLNPWTAALIVLVLAMMTVELFGIMGFLGIKLSAIPVVILVASVGIGVEFTVHVALGFLTAQGSRNLRAARALERTFAPVTDGAISTLLGLLMLAGSNFDFIVRYFFVVLTILTLLGLLHGLVLLPVLLSILGPPPEVVQMYKESTEVLSPPAPQGGGLRWGISSTLPQSFARVTTSMTVALHPPPLPGAYIHPASEEPAWSPAATPAANGPSNLGSRGLCPATG, from the exons ATGGCTCGGCCGCCACCTCTCGGGGAGCTGCCCCCGGGCTACACACCCCCAGCTCGACCTGCAACACCCCAG ATCCTAGCTGGGAGCCTGAAGGCTCCGCTCTGGCTCCGTGCTTACTTCCAGGGCCTGCTCTTCTCTTTGGGCTGCGGGATCCAGAGACACTGTGGCAAAGTGCTCTTCCTGGGACTGTTGGCCTTTGGGGCCCTAGCACTGGGTCTCCGTGTGGCCATCATTGAGACAGACCTAGAACAGCTCTGGGTGGAAG CGGGCAGCCGGGTGAGCCAGGAACTGGAATACACCAAGGAGAAGCTGGGGGAGGAGGCTGCGTATACCTCCCAGATGTTGATACAGACCCCGCGCCAGGAGGGAGAGAACATCCTCACGCCCGAGGCACTCGACCTCCACCTCCAGGCAGCCCTCACCGCCAGTAAAGTGCAAGTATCACTCTATGGAAA GTCCTGGGATCTGAACAAAATCTGCTACAAGTCAGGAGTTCCCCTAATTGAAAATGGAATGATTGAGCGG ATGATTGAGAAGCTGTTTCCATGTGTGATCCTCACCCCCCTCGACTGCTTCTGGGAGGGAGCCAAACTCCAAGGGGGCTCTGCCTACTTGCC GGGCCGCCCTGACATCCAGTGGACCAACCTGGACCCAGAGCAGCTGCTGGAGGAGCTGGGCCCCTTTGCCTCCCTTGAGGGCTTCCGGGAGCTGCTAGACAAGGCACAGGTGGGCCAGGCCTACGTGGGGCGGCCCTGTCTGCACCCTGACGACCTCCACTGCCCATCGAGTGCCCCTAACCATCACAGCAGGCAG GCTCCCGACGTGGCTCAGGAGTTGAGTGGGGGCTGCCACGGCTTCTCCCACAAGTtcatgcactggcaggaggaGCTGCTGTTGGGAGGCATGGCCAGAGACCCCCAAGGACAGCTGCTGAG GGCAGAGGCCCTGCAGAGCACCTTCCTGCTGATGAGCCCCCGCCAGCTCTACGAACACTTCCGGGGTGACTACCAGACCCACGACATTGGCTGGAGCGAGGAGCAGGCAGGCACGGTCCTGCAGGCCTGGCAGCGGCGGTTTGTGCAG CTGGCCCAGGAGTCCCTGCCTGAGAACGCATCCCAGCAGATCCACGCCTTCTCCTCCACCACCCTGGATGACATCCTGCACGCCTTCTCTGAAGTCAGCGCCGCCCGCGTGGTGGGGGGCTATCTGCTCATG CTAGCCTATGCCTGCGTGACAATGCTGCGGTGGGACTGTGCCCAGTCCCAGGGTGCAGTGGGCCTCGCTGGGGTGCTGCTGGTGGCCCTGGCGGTGGCCTCGGGCCTGGGGCTGTGTGCCCTCTTGGGCATCGCCTTCAACGCTGCCACCACCCAG GTGCTGCCTTTCTTGGCGCTGGGCATCGGCGTGGACGACATATTCCTGCTGGCACACGCCTTCACAGAGGCTCCATCTGGcacccctctccag GAGCGCACAGGGGAGTGTCTGCAGCGCACGGGCACCAGCGTCACACTCACGTCCATCAACAACATGGTTGCCTTCTTCATGGCCGCCCTGGTTCCCATCCCTGCACTGCGGGCCTTCTCCTTGCAG GCAGCCATAGTGGTGGGCTGCAACTTCGCAGCCGTGATGCTTGTCTTCCCCGCGGTCCTCAGCCTGGACCTGCACCGGCGCCACTGCCAGCGCCTGGATGTGCTCTGCTGCTTCTCTAG CCCCTGCTCTGCTCGGGTGATTCAGATTCTGCCCCAGGAGCTGGGGAACGGGACGGTACCAGTGGGCATTGCCCACCTGACTGCCACGGTTCAAGCCTTTGCCCACTGTGAAGCCAGCAGCCAACATGTGGTCACCATCTTGCCTCCCCAAGCCCACCTGGTGCCACCACCTTCTGACGCTTTGGGCTCTGAGCTCTTCAGCCCAGGAGGGTCCACACGGGACCTTCTAGGAcaggaggaggggacagggcAGAAGGCAGCCTGCAAGTCCCTGCCCTGTGCCCGCTGGAATCTTGCCCATTTTGCCCGCTCTCAGTTTGCACCCTTGTTGCTCCAGTCCCACACCAAG GCTGTAGTACTGGTACTTTTTGGGGCTCTCCTGGGCCTGAGCCTCTATGGAGCGACCTTGGTGCAGGACGGTCTGGCCCTGACTGATGTGGTGCCACGTGGCACCAAGGAGCATGCCTTCCTGAGCGCCCAGCTCAGGTACTTCTCTCTGTACGAGGTGGCTCTGGTGACACAGGGTGGCTTTGACTACGCCCACTCCCAACGCGCCCTCTTTGATCTGCACCAGCGCTTCAGTTCCCTCAAGGCCGTGCTGCCCCCACCGGCCACCCAGGCACCCCGCACCTGGCTCCACTACTATCGCAACTGGCTACAGG GAATCCAGGCTGCGTTTGACCAGGACTGGGCTTCTGGGCGCATCACCCGCCACTCATACCGCAATGGCTCTGAGGATGGGGCTCTGGCATACAAGCTGCTCGTCCAGACCGGGGATGCCCAGGAGCCTCTGGATTTCAGCCAG CTGACCACCAGGAAGCTGGTGGACAAGGAAGGGCTGATCCCACCCGAGCTCTTCTACATGGGGCTGACCGTGTGGGTGAGCAGTGACCCCCTGGGTCTGGCAGCCTCGCAGGCCAACTTCTATCCCCCACCCCCTGAGTGGCTGCATGACAAGTACGACACCACGGGGGAGAACCTTCGCA TCCCGGCGGCCCAGCCCTTGGAGTTTGCCCAGTTCCCCTTCCTCTTGCACGGCCTCCAGAAGACTGCAGATTTCGTGGAGGCCATCGAGGGGGCCCGGGCAGCGTGTGCCGAGGCCGGCCGGGCCGGGGTGCGTGCCTACCCCAGCGGCTCCCCCTTCCTCTTCTGGGAGCAGTACCTGGGCCTGCGGCGCTGCTTCCTGCTGGCAGTCTGCATCCTGCTGCTGTGTACTTTCCTCGTCTGTGCGCTGCTGCTGCTCAACCCCTGGACGGCTGCGCTCATA GTACTGGTCCTGGCGATGATGACTGTGGAGCTCTTTGGCATCATGGGTTTCCTGGGCATCAAGCTGAGTGCCATCCCGGTGGTGATTCTTGTGGCCTCCGTAGGCATTGGTGTCGAGTTCACCGTCCACGTGGCTCTG GGCTTCCTGACCGCTCAGGGTAGCCGGAACCTGCGTGCTGCCCGGGCCCTGGAGCGCACATTTGCCCCAGTGACTGATGGGGCCATCTCCACGTTGCTAGGACTGCTCATGCTTGCTGGCTCCAACTTTGACTTCATTGTAAG GTACTTTTTCGTGGTGCTGACAATACTTACACTCCTGGGCCTCCTCCACGGGCTCGTGCTGCTGCCGGTACTGCTGTCCATCCTGGGCCCCCCACCAGAG GTGGTACAGATGTACAAGGAGAGCACAGAGGTCCTGAGCCCCCCAGCTCCACAGGGAGGAGGGCTCAGGTGGGGGATATCCTCCACCCTGCCCCAGAGCTTTGCCAGAGTGACTACCTCCATGACTGTGGCCCTCCACCCGCCCCCACTGCCTGGTGCCTACATCCACCCAGCCTCTGAGGAGCCTGCTTGGTCGCCTGCTGCCACACCAGCTGCCAATGGCCCCAGCAACCTCGGCTCTAGGGGACTGTGTCCAGCCACCGGGTGA
- the PTCH2 gene encoding protein patched homolog 2 isoform X5 produces MARPPPLGELPPGYTPPARPATPQILAGSLKAPLWLRAYFQGLLFSLGCGIQRHCGKVLFLGLLAFGALALGLRVAIIETDLEQLWVEAGSRVSQELEYTKEKLGEEAAYTSQMLIQTPRQEGENILTPEALDLHLQAALTASKVQVSLYGKSWDLNKICYKSGVPLIENGMIERMIEKLFPCVILTPLDCFWEGAKLQGGSAYLPGRPDIQWTNLDPEQLLEELGPFASLEGFRELLDKAQVGQAYVGRPCLHPDDLHCPSSAPNHHSRQAPDVAQELSGGCHGFSHKFMHWQEELLLGGMARDPQGQLLSRSDQP; encoded by the exons ATGGCTCGGCCGCCACCTCTCGGGGAGCTGCCCCCGGGCTACACACCCCCAGCTCGACCTGCAACACCCCAG ATCCTAGCTGGGAGCCTGAAGGCTCCGCTCTGGCTCCGTGCTTACTTCCAGGGCCTGCTCTTCTCTTTGGGCTGCGGGATCCAGAGACACTGTGGCAAAGTGCTCTTCCTGGGACTGTTGGCCTTTGGGGCCCTAGCACTGGGTCTCCGTGTGGCCATCATTGAGACAGACCTAGAACAGCTCTGGGTGGAAG CGGGCAGCCGGGTGAGCCAGGAACTGGAATACACCAAGGAGAAGCTGGGGGAGGAGGCTGCGTATACCTCCCAGATGTTGATACAGACCCCGCGCCAGGAGGGAGAGAACATCCTCACGCCCGAGGCACTCGACCTCCACCTCCAGGCAGCCCTCACCGCCAGTAAAGTGCAAGTATCACTCTATGGAAA GTCCTGGGATCTGAACAAAATCTGCTACAAGTCAGGAGTTCCCCTAATTGAAAATGGAATGATTGAGCGG ATGATTGAGAAGCTGTTTCCATGTGTGATCCTCACCCCCCTCGACTGCTTCTGGGAGGGAGCCAAACTCCAAGGGGGCTCTGCCTACTTGCC GGGCCGCCCTGACATCCAGTGGACCAACCTGGACCCAGAGCAGCTGCTGGAGGAGCTGGGCCCCTTTGCCTCCCTTGAGGGCTTCCGGGAGCTGCTAGACAAGGCACAGGTGGGCCAGGCCTACGTGGGGCGGCCCTGTCTGCACCCTGACGACCTCCACTGCCCATCGAGTGCCCCTAACCATCACAGCAGGCAG GCTCCCGACGTGGCTCAGGAGTTGAGTGGGGGCTGCCACGGCTTCTCCCACAAGTtcatgcactggcaggaggaGCTGCTGTTGGGAGGCATGGCCAGAGACCCCCAAGGACAGCTGCTGAG TCGTTCAGACCAGCCCTGA